In the Ruminococcus sp. OA3 genome, one interval contains:
- a CDS encoding histidine kinase, whose amino-acid sequence MKSSRTRFPIKYLFMLPYLLLLAVGIYYHNGILLSGIFIICVSGFCIYRQLFSKVVMKIDAIKEHYTLSVPEDIDKDYIKYLCFILDMVDHTLDMEYSNQLMRKQAEFDSMKSQINPHFLYNTLDSIRGYALQEKAPIAADMIEILSRIFRYTISQKNDIIMIREELAMARDYLAIQKYRLSNEVVLNVTIQNDEEQLPDYRVPKLIIQPFIENAVKHGMKDNVQDFHIDIDVSAVGGRMLISVTDDGCGMTAEQLASLNEKLYSNEYGKSGSSVKSQKGSGIAIVNVNARIKLLYGEKFGVTAYSTQGVGSCFEITMPYDREHQVCTVRF is encoded by the coding sequence GTGAAAAGTTCTAGGACCAGGTTTCCAATAAAATACCTGTTTATGCTGCCTTATCTTTTGCTTCTGGCAGTGGGAATCTATTATCATAACGGTATACTGTTGTCGGGGATTTTTATTATATGCGTCAGCGGATTTTGCATATACAGGCAGCTGTTTAGCAAAGTTGTAATGAAGATAGACGCGATAAAAGAACATTATACGTTAAGTGTCCCGGAAGACATCGATAAAGACTATATCAAATATCTTTGTTTTATTCTTGATATGGTAGATCACACGCTGGATATGGAGTATTCGAATCAGCTGATGAGAAAGCAGGCGGAATTTGACAGTATGAAAAGTCAGATCAATCCTCATTTTCTCTATAATACGCTGGATTCCATACGGGGGTATGCTCTGCAGGAAAAGGCACCAATCGCAGCGGATATGATCGAAATCCTGTCAAGGATCTTCCGTTATACGATCAGCCAGAAAAATGACATTATTATGATAAGAGAAGAACTGGCAATGGCCAGAGATTATCTGGCAATACAAAAATATCGTCTGAGCAATGAGGTTGTTTTGAATGTAACGATTCAAAATGATGAGGAACAGTTACCGGATTACCGCGTTCCCAAACTGATTATACAGCCGTTTATCGAAAATGCTGTGAAGCATGGGATGAAAGATAATGTTCAGGATTTTCATATTGACATCGATGTAAGTGCTGTTGGCGGCAGGATGCTCATTTCCGTTACAGATGATGGATGCGGAATGACTGCGGAACAGTTGGCATCCTTAAATGAAAAGCTGTATTCCAACGAGTATGGGAAGAGCGGTTCGAGTGTGAAATCTCAAAAGGGAAGCGGTATTGCAATCGTCAATGTGAACGCAAGAATCAAACTGCTTTACGGTGAAAAGTTTGGAGTTACAGCGTACAGCACTCAGGGAGTCGGGAGCTGTTTTGAAATTACAATGCCATATGACAGGGAGCATCAGGTATGCACAGTGAGATTTTGA
- a CDS encoding response regulator: MQKLLIVEDEKSIFFLLNSCILYEELGLELAGYAENGQMAYDMIMEKRPDIVITDITMPITDGLELIEKVQKQHVNPRFIIVSGYAQFEFAKKAVKLGVRDYLLKPINSNELNKSLAQLTQEISESRSERTLLQSADNHKEKVRTSFIMSILYRDVDFHDVTVQQINRDYFYSFQEGYFCSVVVKVDYYSDIVIGIKNHITEHLMMIIRDSFSDICYEIGVTEHQENIYVILNLEESKQKREEMTALCKRVLVSGKKLTEAYADTGITVCIGKTVSDVSALCDSFDAALHLLDMRIVRGVDRVLDIHESGYKESMEESKYVLPASLLHGLVEKVECNELKEIEVKISTIFQDVLNFCKREDVSVCKTLRGVLLNVLSVVKQKGNFPNEFMDIYQELSLEINKCSRSCDIIRFLPEKMTAGMLKFRREEQSEGSLIMKRVLEYISRNYDKQLKLEEVAEQVFITPAYLGIIFKKETGKNFTAYLTDLRMEKAKELLLDVRININEITYKVGYHNVRYFSRTFKEYVGITPKEYRKIHANRKY, from the coding sequence ATGCAAAAGCTTTTGATCGTTGAAGATGAAAAAAGTATCTTTTTCCTGTTAAACAGTTGTATTTTATATGAGGAACTGGGATTGGAACTGGCAGGTTATGCGGAAAATGGACAGATGGCATACGATATGATTATGGAAAAACGTCCGGATATTGTAATCACAGACATTACGATGCCGATCACAGATGGCCTGGAGCTGATCGAAAAGGTACAAAAGCAGCACGTAAATCCCAGGTTTATCATTGTATCAGGATATGCACAGTTTGAGTTTGCAAAAAAAGCGGTTAAACTGGGTGTGAGAGATTATTTGCTGAAACCGATTAATTCCAACGAATTGAATAAATCTCTGGCACAGCTGACTCAGGAAATTTCTGAGAGTAGAAGTGAGAGAACGCTGCTGCAGAGTGCTGATAACCATAAAGAAAAAGTCCGGACATCATTTATCATGAGCATCTTATACAGGGATGTTGATTTTCATGATGTGACGGTACAACAGATCAATCGGGATTATTTTTACTCTTTTCAGGAGGGTTATTTTTGTTCTGTTGTGGTGAAGGTTGATTATTATTCGGATATTGTCATTGGGATTAAAAATCACATTACAGAGCATCTTATGATGATCATCCGAGACTCATTTTCTGACATTTGTTATGAAATCGGTGTAACAGAACATCAGGAGAACATTTATGTCATATTAAACCTGGAAGAAAGTAAACAGAAAAGGGAAGAGATGACAGCTCTGTGCAAGCGGGTTCTGGTTAGTGGAAAAAAGCTGACAGAAGCTTATGCAGATACCGGTATTACCGTGTGTATTGGAAAAACAGTCTCAGATGTTTCTGCGCTGTGTGACTCGTTTGATGCGGCACTCCACTTACTGGATATGCGAATTGTACGAGGGGTAGACCGGGTGTTGGACATCCATGAGTCTGGTTATAAGGAAAGTATGGAAGAGAGTAAATATGTTTTGCCTGCTTCCCTTCTTCACGGGCTGGTTGAGAAAGTGGAATGTAATGAGCTTAAAGAAATCGAGGTAAAAATATCGACGATTTTTCAGGATGTATTGAATTTTTGCAAACGGGAAGATGTTTCAGTCTGCAAAACACTTCGGGGCGTGCTGCTAAATGTGCTTTCTGTTGTAAAACAAAAAGGTAATTTCCCGAATGAATTTATGGATATCTATCAGGAATTATCATTAGAGATCAATAAATGTTCGAGATCTTGTGATATTATAAGATTTTTACCCGAGAAGATGACTGCAGGCATGTTGAAATTCCGGAGAGAGGAACAGTCAGAGGGTTCTCTTATCATGAAACGGGTTCTGGAGTATATTTCCCGGAATTATGATAAACAGCTGAAGCTTGAGGAGGTCGCAGAACAGGTATTCATCACGCCGGCATATCTGGGAATTATCTTTAAAAAAGAGACCGGGAAAAATTTTACAGCGTATCTTACGGATCTGCGCATGGAAAAAGCGAAAGAACTTCTGCTTGATGTGAGAATCAATATTAATGAAATCACCTATAAGGTAGGGTATCATAACGTGAGGTATTTCAGCAGAACCTTCAAAGAGTATGTTGGAATAACACCGAAAGAATACAGGAAGATTCATGCGAACAGAAAATATTAG
- a CDS encoding flavin reductase — protein sequence MSFSYFDVQSIFEETEREQKGDFTECLETYETTGFSHRWIQPPVACYFVTTMDKKGNVNCTPVSMGTAFQSAPPNMRWCYAFAMNNDRDGRKNLDETGECVISYYPYELLRESTIVGLPMPKGINEIDVAGLTPLPSKKVKPYGIAECVSNLEAKVIETVRVDGSTLYVFEVVAVSVKTDYMERDKVTPHEPGLGAADLLFEVSIKGNPPRLNYTRMDKLVYPTPDDIGCDARWIGTFEEWMDSEEKRGKIDAETREKILSLNDKWKRDPDPVSNAKVKKKLTKHLKKICSDTTDLKKQLKKNKTKVVSEQQKDHEAIRNKVGYYDFTHNLLKVTGSDAAAFLNKMFVADISGAGVGTAKYTTMLNEGGEIIDDVIVFHIDANTYWVSTLYIDELIAWFDRHRTYEAVSYTDITDITSMCAVQGPNSREVMNKILKDPIDELKHFHIGDNQIGAMKVKIARSGYTGELGYEIYCAPSDAAHIEQALEKYGREHGIRKIDTDVIVTSIPREKGYVLMSDLAGTNPLEAGFGWTVDWNKEFVGKEALRQAKKKGVTRSLVGFLVPEVSAHVQTGDDVKVNGRNVGKVTMFTYGYTIGQNIGFALIDTDMAKIGDAAVIGNSNTGAILTERCFYDVSNSRVRG from the coding sequence ATGAGTTTTTCGTATTTTGATGTACAGAGCATATTTGAAGAGACCGAGAGAGAGCAGAAGGGGGATTTCACCGAGTGCCTGGAGACGTATGAGACGACAGGATTCAGCCACAGATGGATTCAGCCGCCGGTAGCATGTTACTTTGTCACGACGATGGATAAGAAGGGCAATGTAAACTGTACTCCTGTGTCCATGGGAACAGCGTTCCAGTCTGCGCCGCCTAACATGAGATGGTGTTATGCCTTTGCGATGAACAATGACCGTGACGGAAGAAAGAACCTGGATGAAACGGGAGAATGCGTCATCAGCTATTATCCATATGAACTGCTTCGTGAGAGTACCATTGTTGGTTTGCCAATGCCGAAAGGGATCAATGAGATCGACGTGGCAGGGCTGACACCGCTCCCGTCTAAGAAAGTAAAACCGTATGGCATCGCAGAATGCGTATCCAACCTGGAGGCAAAAGTAATCGAAACTGTCCGCGTAGACGGCTCCACCCTGTATGTGTTTGAGGTCGTGGCAGTCAGTGTTAAGACAGACTATATGGAGCGGGACAAAGTCACACCGCATGAGCCGGGTCTTGGAGCGGCTGACCTTCTGTTCGAAGTATCCATCAAAGGGAACCCGCCGCGTCTGAATTATACGCGTATGGATAAACTGGTCTATCCGACACCGGATGATATCGGATGCGATGCGCGCTGGATCGGTACATTTGAGGAATGGATGGATTCTGAGGAAAAGCGTGGGAAGATTGATGCCGAAACCAGGGAAAAGATCCTGAGCTTAAATGATAAATGGAAACGGGATCCGGATCCGGTTTCAAATGCAAAGGTAAAAAAGAAACTAACGAAGCATCTGAAAAAAATCTGCAGTGATACAACAGATCTGAAGAAACAATTAAAAAAAAACAAAACAAAAGTGGTAAGTGAGCAGCAGAAAGATCATGAGGCAATTCGGAATAAAGTGGGATATTATGATTTCACACACAATCTGCTGAAAGTGACAGGCAGTGATGCGGCAGCATTTTTGAATAAAATGTTTGTTGCCGATATATCCGGTGCAGGTGTGGGAACCGCAAAATATACGACAATGCTGAACGAAGGCGGAGAGATCATCGACGATGTGATAGTGTTCCATATCGATGCGAATACATACTGGGTATCAACACTGTACATTGATGAGTTGATCGCATGGTTTGACCGGCACCGCACTTATGAGGCCGTGTCTTACACAGATATCACGGACATTACGTCCATGTGTGCGGTGCAGGGACCAAACTCCAGGGAAGTGATGAATAAGATACTGAAAGATCCGATTGATGAACTGAAACATTTTCACATCGGGGATAATCAGATCGGCGCCATGAAAGTTAAGATTGCCCGCAGCGGATATACGGGGGAACTGGGATATGAGATTTACTGTGCGCCGTCGGATGCAGCCCACATTGAACAGGCACTGGAGAAATATGGACGTGAACATGGCATCAGAAAAATCGATACGGATGTAATCGTGACAAGTATTCCGCGTGAGAAGGGTTATGTTCTGATGAGTGATCTGGCGGGAACAAATCCCCTGGAGGCAGGGTTTGGCTGGACGGTTGACTGGAATAAAGAATTTGTCGGAAAAGAAGCTCTTCGGCAGGCAAAGAAAAAGGGGGTTACACGTTCCCTGGTTGGTTTTCTGGTACCGGAAGTTTCTGCGCATGTTCAGACCGGAGATGACGTGAAAGTCAATGGCAGGAATGTGGGTAAGGTTACGATGTTTACCTATGGATATACGATTGGTCAGAATATAGGATTTGCCCTGATCGATACCGATATGGCTAAAATAGGAGATGCTGCTGTGATCGGTAATTCCAATACGGGAGCAATTCTGACCGAACGCTGCTTCTATGACGTTTCAAATTCCCGGGTCAGAGGATAA
- a CDS encoding LacI family DNA-binding transcriptional regulator, whose translation MAAQFGVSPSTVSNVLNNKNGVRDELREEIKSVLLKNGYIIKHNPTLVSAKPRNLLFLYYQSANYQSLRNNDILPLTLHQIEQYCQAGGHRFIFRQATCHTLDSMLDRQNLPEIDGILMLGTEYYHKPSPAFYSCGKPIVILDGLCPEDPISTVNIDNTYGVCQLVKHICDMGHRRIGYIKSRMPFGCLRDRTNSLYAALARFGMTLSKKDILEVSAESGLIQDEVTHFFSNAEDLPTVFFADNDFLAVSSIQAITRSGYSVPEDISIVGFDDLDICTLLKPHLTTSRVDFGAMARVAIRHLMNLIEDPGLPVTKLTVTTKFVERDSVKKII comes from the coding sequence ATCGCGGCACAGTTTGGGGTATCCCCCTCCACAGTTTCCAATGTGCTGAACAATAAAAACGGGGTGCGCGACGAATTAAGAGAAGAGATCAAGTCTGTTTTGCTAAAAAACGGTTATATCATAAAGCATAATCCAACACTGGTTTCTGCAAAGCCAAGGAATCTTTTATTTCTCTACTACCAAAGCGCTAATTATCAATCTCTGAGGAACAATGATATACTTCCTCTTACGCTTCACCAGATAGAACAGTACTGCCAGGCGGGCGGTCATCGTTTTATCTTCAGGCAGGCAACCTGCCACACCCTTGACTCCATGCTGGACAGACAGAATCTGCCGGAGATAGACGGCATCCTGATGCTCGGGACAGAATATTATCACAAACCTTCTCCCGCATTCTATTCCTGTGGGAAGCCCATTGTCATATTGGACGGATTATGTCCTGAAGATCCCATCAGCACCGTCAATATTGACAATACCTATGGTGTCTGTCAGCTGGTGAAGCATATCTGTGACATGGGCCACAGACGGATCGGGTATATCAAAAGCCGCATGCCCTTCGGCTGTCTTCGCGACAGAACAAACAGCCTCTATGCTGCACTGGCCCGATTTGGCATGACACTCAGCAAGAAAGACATCCTGGAAGTAAGCGCAGAGTCCGGATTAATTCAGGATGAGGTCACTCATTTTTTTTCAAATGCAGAAGATCTGCCCACCGTTTTTTTTGCCGATAATGACTTTCTTGCAGTTTCCTCCATACAGGCAATCACACGGTCAGGATATTCCGTTCCGGAGGATATATCGATTGTTGGTTTCGACGATCTGGATATTTGTACGTTATTAAAACCGCACCTTACCACCTCGAGAGTAGACTTTGGTGCCATGGCACGGGTAGCCATCCGACATCTTATGAATCTTATTGAGGATCCGGGTCTTCCTGTAACTAAGCTCACCGTAACAACAAAGTTTGTCGAACGGGATTCCGTGAAAAAAATCATATGA
- a CDS encoding LacI family DNA-binding transcriptional regulator yields the protein MTIREIAAELNISPTAVSYVLNNKPGVRKELREKITKILIQNGYSIKEDAAEDLKKGPDLPKQQTILFLYYISERYLFLRNNNVLTLYLNAIEEICNRQDCNVITKSVTSDSLGDTLANTDGIDGVILLGIELYERVLFNRSMCRKPFVLLDGYFPESPIDSVNVDNYIGLYQAVDYLYKKGHRKIGHIKSNMPYGCLPDRWRCFYEILDYFRMPFLKNYLAEVRMQSEFLQEDLQKYLKENTDLPTVFFADNDYMAISAMAGMQQAGYAVPDDLSIIGFDNADISTLLKPNLTTISLDFRGMAAEAVQRLFRLMEYPDLPVVKSTISPVFVERDSVKDLT from the coding sequence ATGACAATCAGAGAAATCGCAGCAGAACTAAACATATCACCTACTGCTGTTTCTTATGTGCTCAACAACAAACCCGGAGTTCGAAAAGAACTCCGGGAAAAGATCACAAAGATTTTAATTCAAAACGGTTACTCCATTAAAGAGGATGCCGCCGAGGACCTGAAAAAGGGTCCTGATCTGCCGAAACAACAGACCATTTTATTTTTATATTATATCAGTGAGCGCTACCTGTTTCTCAGAAACAACAATGTATTGACACTCTATCTCAATGCCATTGAAGAAATCTGCAACAGACAAGACTGCAATGTCATAACCAAAAGCGTTACCAGTGATTCTCTCGGTGATACACTGGCAAACACAGATGGTATCGACGGCGTGATACTTTTGGGAATCGAGCTCTACGAAAGGGTTCTCTTCAACCGGTCTATGTGCCGAAAGCCCTTTGTCCTTCTCGACGGCTATTTTCCGGAATCCCCTATCGACAGCGTCAATGTGGATAACTATATCGGCCTGTACCAGGCAGTCGACTATCTTTATAAAAAAGGACATCGAAAGATCGGACACATCAAAAGCAACATGCCCTATGGATGCCTGCCAGACCGCTGGCGCTGTTTTTACGAAATTCTGGATTACTTTAGAATGCCTTTTTTAAAAAACTATCTGGCTGAAGTAAGAATGCAGTCGGAGTTTCTGCAGGAAGATCTGCAGAAGTATCTGAAGGAAAACACGGACCTTCCCACTGTTTTTTTTGCAGATAATGATTATATGGCCATCTCTGCAATGGCAGGGATGCAGCAGGCTGGCTACGCTGTTCCGGACGATCTTTCCATCATTGGTTTTGACAATGCGGACATTTCAACCCTGCTGAAGCCGAATCTGACCACAATCTCTCTGGATTTTCGCGGTATGGCGGCCGAAGCGGTGCAGCGCCTGTTCCGGTTAATGGAATATCCGGACCTTCCGGTTGTTAAAAGTACGATCTCTCCTGTCTTTGTAGAAAGAGATTCCGTAAAAGACCTAACTTAA
- a CDS encoding ABC transporter permease has translation MNEAAITVKKKFDVSNFLLSYGFYILFVVMFIVCGIISPYFLTRDNLMQIMWGATTLLVVAAGGTSVIVTGNMDMSVGSVALCSSAIAVYAMNHGAGFVQMVILIFVVGAVIGAINGILVTYCKLNSMLATLGMMILLRGIALNITNGGAQTSLPPEFKMIADSRVFGISILILVSLIILLVFQCVLRKTRFGAYCYAIGCSEESAKRIGLPLKRVKMAVYILSGICAAFVGFVACCKVGTYSGTIGNEMEFDVVTVCVMGGTSLLGGRGNIFPGTFIGVVLLYLINNILALTGASPYIYPFAKGLVIFAAMYVDALKNFRKKRI, from the coding sequence ATGAATGAAGCAGCGATTACAGTGAAAAAGAAGTTTGATGTCTCGAATTTCCTGCTTTCCTATGGGTTTTATATTTTATTTGTTGTCATGTTCATAGTCTGTGGAATCATTTCTCCGTACTTTCTGACCAGAGATAATCTGATGCAGATTATGTGGGGGGCAACGACTTTGCTGGTGGTTGCCGCCGGCGGAACGTCTGTCATCGTCACGGGCAATATGGATATGAGTGTCGGATCAGTGGCGCTCTGCAGTTCAGCAATCGCGGTGTATGCGATGAATCACGGCGCCGGATTTGTCCAGATGGTGATTCTGATCTTTGTGGTAGGTGCGGTCATCGGCGCAATCAATGGCATCCTGGTTACCTACTGTAAGCTGAATTCCATGCTGGCGACCCTGGGAATGATGATACTTTTGCGTGGAATCGCGCTGAACATCACAAACGGCGGTGCACAGACCAGCCTTCCGCCGGAGTTTAAGATGATCGCTGATTCCAGGGTTTTTGGTATATCGATTTTGATCCTTGTGTCACTGATCATACTGCTGGTGTTCCAGTGTGTGCTGCGAAAGACCAGATTTGGTGCATACTGTTACGCCATCGGATGCAGCGAGGAGTCGGCAAAGCGCATCGGTCTTCCGTTAAAGAGAGTGAAGATGGCGGTTTATATTCTGTCAGGAATATGTGCCGCCTTTGTGGGATTTGTCGCCTGCTGTAAGGTAGGGACTTACAGCGGAACCATAGGAAACGAGATGGAATTCGACGTCGTCACGGTGTGTGTGATGGGAGGCACCAGTCTTCTGGGAGGACGCGGAAATATTTTCCCGGGGACATTTATCGGAGTTGTGTTACTGTATCTGATCAATAACATTCTGGCTTTGACGGGCGCATCACCTTATATCTATCCGTTTGCGAAAGGTCTGGTGATTTTTGCGGCGATGTATGTGGACGCATTAAAGAATTTCAGGAAGAAAAGGATTTAG
- a CDS encoding sugar ABC transporter ATP-binding protein has protein sequence MLEMNHITKQFPGVLALDDVTLKAEPGKVLALIGINGAGKSTLMNILGGILKQDKGDVLIDGKSITMNSPKDAEKNGIAFIHQEPLFFASMSVAQNVFIGNLFKGAVPVLTDNAKVEEEAKKYLELLGANDINPHSAMEDITIGARQMVEIARALAMGANIIIFDEPTSSLSLHEKNKLFEVINRLKNEGKIIIYISHFLDEITVLCDDYLVLRDGVRSGTGVVEGLQKADLVTMIIGQKPAAAEKKETAHRTDEVILKVNQIISGNLLRGVSFELRKGEILGIWGLMGSGRTELVRAMLGLDRADAGDVFFKEEGGALTKIRKNTLLKKIGYVTESRHYDGLFLNMDITNNCTAAKLDSYCSKRLKFVNVNKEAEETRDLIRKLNIKVPDEKTLASQLSGGNQQKVVFAKWLNKKAPVLVLDEPTRGVDVGSKMEIYKTIKKIAAEGTSVLLISSEVDEMVDLSDRVIVLQGGKIVESVEGSDINNNNLMELALGGGDAHE, from the coding sequence ATGCTGGAGATGAATCATATAACAAAGCAGTTTCCTGGCGTTTTAGCCCTTGATGACGTTACGTTAAAGGCTGAACCCGGAAAAGTACTGGCATTGATCGGAATCAACGGTGCAGGAAAGTCGACACTGATGAATATTCTCGGTGGTATTTTAAAACAGGATAAGGGCGATGTTCTGATCGATGGAAAAAGTATCACGATGAATTCGCCGAAGGATGCAGAAAAAAATGGAATTGCATTTATCCATCAGGAGCCGTTGTTTTTTGCGTCAATGAGCGTTGCACAGAACGTCTTTATCGGAAACCTGTTCAAAGGTGCCGTGCCTGTTCTGACTGACAATGCAAAGGTGGAAGAAGAGGCAAAAAAATATCTGGAACTCCTCGGGGCAAATGATATCAACCCCCACTCTGCGATGGAAGACATCACCATCGGCGCAAGACAAATGGTGGAGATTGCCCGTGCCCTGGCTATGGGTGCCAATATCATTATTTTTGATGAACCGACTTCTTCCTTAAGCCTGCATGAGAAAAATAAACTCTTTGAGGTGATTAACAGACTGAAGAATGAAGGTAAGATCATCATCTATATTTCGCATTTTCTGGATGAAATCACAGTATTATGCGATGATTACCTGGTGCTTCGCGACGGGGTTAGGAGCGGTACCGGTGTGGTAGAGGGACTTCAGAAAGCGGATTTGGTGACCATGATCATTGGGCAGAAACCGGCTGCGGCTGAGAAGAAAGAAACGGCTCACAGGACCGATGAGGTGATTTTAAAGGTCAATCAGATCATCAGCGGGAATCTGCTGAGAGGGGTAAGCTTTGAATTAAGAAAAGGTGAAATCCTGGGAATCTGGGGACTGATGGGATCCGGTCGTACGGAACTGGTGCGTGCCATGCTTGGACTGGATCGTGCCGATGCAGGAGATGTTTTTTTTAAGGAGGAAGGGGGGGCTTTGACAAAGATCAGGAAAAATACCCTTCTTAAAAAGATTGGCTATGTAACTGAGAGCAGACATTATGACGGCCTGTTTTTAAATATGGATATTACGAACAACTGTACGGCGGCTAAGCTGGACAGCTACTGCTCCAAACGGTTAAAATTTGTTAATGTAAATAAGGAAGCAGAGGAGACCAGGGATCTGATCAGGAAGCTGAATATTAAAGTGCCGGACGAGAAGACCCTTGCGTCTCAGCTCTCCGGAGGAAATCAGCAGAAAGTAGTTTTCGCAAAATGGCTGAACAAGAAAGCGCCGGTGCTGGTCCTGGACGAGCCGACGAGGGGCGTTGATGTCGGTTCCAAAATGGAAATCTACAAAACAATCAAAAAAATAGCGGCAGAGGGGACTTCTGTCCTGCTGATCTCATCGGAGGTCGATGAGATGGTGGATTTATCGGATCGAGTCATTGTTCTTCAGGGTGGAAAGATCGTTGAGAGTGTGGAAGGATCTGATATTAACAATAATAACCTGATGGAATTAGCACTTGGTGGAGGAGATGCACATGAATGA
- a CDS encoding ABC transporter permease: MSSQTAKTAKPVHNWMQTVLSDRKKALDMATAAAALIFVIILSAAVPNFLSLNNIINVLEQLTTVGMLCLGMTFILIIGGIDLSMPAVLMAATIPGALFMSKTGNVVIGILIIFGVGAVFGMINGVAVAKARMIPFIVTLSTQIIANGFAVMITNSKSVFGLPDVFLFLGIKIGIVPISIPIFFIVAVISHMILKKTKYGRIFYMIGQNEETARVSGIRTDRYIFCTYMIAGIYACMAGILLAARTNMAGATMVGNTMLTDTISAAVIGGASLSGGKGNILGSVLGALFITVISNFINLMGYTYYVGLIIKGVLIVIIIALDCLRNRD; this comes from the coding sequence ATGAGTAGTCAGACGGCTAAAACGGCTAAACCGGTTCATAATTGGATGCAGACAGTATTGTCGGATAGAAAGAAAGCCCTTGATATGGCAACAGCAGCAGCGGCATTGATCTTTGTGATTATACTTTCTGCAGCAGTACCAAATTTTTTAAGTCTGAATAATATTATTAATGTTTTGGAACAGCTCACGACCGTTGGTATGTTATGTTTGGGAATGACGTTTATCTTAATCATCGGGGGCATTGATTTATCAATGCCCGCCGTACTGATGGCGGCGACAATACCGGGGGCGTTGTTCATGTCAAAGACAGGAAATGTAGTTATCGGTATCCTCATCATTTTTGGCGTCGGCGCGGTATTTGGGATGATCAATGGTGTGGCGGTCGCAAAAGCCAGGATGATTCCATTTATCGTAACGCTGTCTACACAGATCATTGCCAATGGTTTTGCTGTTATGATAACAAATTCAAAAAGTGTTTTCGGACTTCCGGATGTATTTCTGTTTCTTGGAATTAAGATAGGCATTGTACCCATCTCGATTCCAATCTTCTTTATCGTGGCGGTTATCAGTCACATGATTCTTAAGAAAACAAAGTATGGAAGAATTTTTTATATGATTGGTCAGAATGAGGAAACAGCCCGGGTATCCGGTATCAGAACAGATCGGTATATCTTCTGCACATATATGATAGCAGGCATCTATGCCTGTATGGCAGGAATTCTGCTTGCGGCGCGTACAAATATGGCAGGGGCCACAATGGTCGGAAATACCATGCTGACCGATACGATCAGTGCTGCAGTCATTGGGGGTGCAAGTTTATCCGGCGGAAAAGGCAATATACTGGGATCTGTATTGGGGGCACTGTTTATCACAGTGATCAGTAACTTTATTAATTTGATGGGATATACATATTATGTTGGATTGATCATCAAGGGTGTTCTGATTGTGATTATCATTGCATTAGACTGTTTAAGAAACAGAGATTGA